The Actinomyces viscosus genome segment CTGACCAGGAATCGGAGAGTCGTTCATGAGTCCTTGGTGAGTCGATGGTGAGTCGATGGTGAGTAGGTGGCGGGTCGGCGGTGGGTCGCTCCCAGACGAGGGTGTAGCGGTAGTAGAAGCGCCGTCGGACCCTGGCTCCGGGAAGGACCCGGGAGGCCGCGGCACGGATCTCACCGAGCGACTCTCGCGGAGGAGCCGTGACGACCCCGACGTCCCGCGTCTCCCTGCGCAGGGCCCCGATAACGCGCAGTGGAAGGACGGCGAGCGCCGACAGCATCCAGTCCCATGGGCTCTTGCTGGCGGCCAGGCCGACGACGATGAGCCGGCCGCCGGGTGCCACCAGTCCACCCAGCCTCCTCAGAGCCGGTTTCAGCGGGAGGTGGTGAAGCGTGGCCACGCAGGTGACGGTCTCAAAGGTTCCGATGCGCTCAGGCAGGGCAGGGTCCATGGCGTCGTCGAGGCGGGCCTCGGCCTGCGGGACTCGCGCCAGGCGATGACGTGATCGCGCAACGGCCTGCTCGTCGGCATCGATTCCAACGACGCGGCGGCACACCGCCGCCAGGCGCGCGAGCAGGAGGCCGTCTCCGCATCCGACATCGAGCGCCCGTCCACCGCGCAGTCCAGCATCCCGCACGATGCGCCGGTGAAAGGCGACGTTGTGGTTCCAGTAGTTCTCAGCCACTGCGGCCTTACGGGGCGGCAGCCGCGATCGGGCCGTCCGCATCACCCGGGTTCTGACGACTACGGCCCTTTCTAGCGGACCCGTCGATGCCTTCGACATGGCGCTCTGCTGGTCTTCGCACCGCGGGACCGGCCTCTTGCAGCAGCGCATCGCGCAGGTGAGGCATGGCGGCGAAGTACGCCTCATCGGCGTCTTCGACGAGGCGCGTAGCCCGGGCTCCCACGTCCCGTCCTGCCGCCGTCGTTGTCACGATCCTGGCGCGAGCGTCGCTGGGGTCCTGCTGGCGTGAGATGAGGCCTGCCTGCTCCAGCTTGCGCAGCACCTGGCTGGCGGTCTTGACGTCCATTCCCGCCTGGGACGCGATCATCACCTGGGTGCTGCTGTCGCCGTGCTCCTCGAGCCATGACGTGCAGGCGAGGATGACGAACTGCGAGTGTGTCAGTCCGACGGGCTCCAGGGCGGCCATGATGTCACGTTGCCAGGCAAGTGCGGTCCTCCACATGAGGAAGCCCGGGCTCGCCTCCGGCCGCTGGAACCGTGTTCTCACATGGCGACCCTAGCAGCCTCGATGAGCGAGTCGATGGCCTGGGGGAAGTCCTTGGCGATTTGCGGTCCGACCACCGGGCCGGCGTCATCGGCACCGGGACCATCAATGTCGAGGCGGGTGATGACGACGCTCTCCCCTCGCGTTTCCGCGGGCATGAAGGAGTGCGTGAAGGTCAGCTCCATGCCGCCGTAGGAGGCACGGTCCGCCTGCACATGAGGTGGTTCCCATCGCGTGATGACGATATCGACACTGTCCTGCCCCGCCGGCGTCATCGTGACCCGCGCACCGAGCCCCACCGGCTCGAGAGGCTTGTAGCGGTCCCCTTCAGGGAGCTCGATCTCACCGGCGAGGACCTTGATCCATGTGTCCCACAGGGTTTCCACCGGGAGATCCGCCGTCCGTTCGCACTCAGTCGACCACATTGCTCTTCCGTCCTCCGAGGTCCATCGACAACAATAGTCTCTACACAGATTATCTGCGCACCTATTATTACGTCATGCGGCCGTCCTGCGCAAGCGGCGACGTGCCACTGAGAAGATCAGCCCCGAGGACGTCTCCTGCTGACAGCGGGTCTGTAGGCCGAGACAGTGGGGTCGCCGTCGAGCCAGAAACGCCATGGGAAGGCTTCTCCGTCTCCTCCGGGACCGGCGACCCCGGTGCGTGGCCCACGCCGAATGCGCTCAGCAGCCGGCGCCTGCCGTGGCTCGGGAAGAGTCAGGCTGACGCGCGATCCCGGTCCGCCTAACGGTGCGCCGTCGTCGGACCGGTCCAGCCCGAGCGCCGAGCACAGCCGGGCCGGGCCACGGGCCAGGTCCCTGTCGACCCGCGCGGCGGGGCGACGAAGCCGGGCGAGCTCCACTCCCTCCACCACCTCTCCGGCGCGCAGGAGCACCGCTCGAGAGACCCCAGCCGGCCCGGTGACGATATTGAGGCAATGGTGCATGCCGTAGGTGAAGTAGACGTAGATGCACCCGCCCGCCTCGAACATGGAGGCGTTGCGTGCTGTGCGCCCACGGAAGGCATGGGAACCGGGGTCCTCCTCACCCCGGTAGGCCTCCACCTCGGTCAGGCGGATCACAACGCGCCCCTGCGGACCGGCAACCGCGATGACGGCGCCCAGCAGCGCCGGGGCCACCTCCAGGCTGTCGCGGCCCAGCAGCGAGGCGACCTCGGGGCTCAGGCTCGTCGCTTGATCAGCCATGAATGTCCTGACGGCCGAGTTCAGTCCGGCTCAGACCGGCTCAGGCATGGTCGCTCTCGACGTCCGCATCAGTCCTCCTCGTCGTCGACCCCGCTCGGCTCGGGCCACTGGGGACCTGCGGGGCCGTCCAGCAGAGAACCCTCCCAGGCGAAGACCCGCAGCTCTGCGCTGCGGGCGATGGCCCGAGCGAGCTGCTCGACGACGCGCACCGGCGCGGTACCGCCGTGTCCGGTGCGGGCGGCCACCGAGCCCTCGGCGGACAGGACCTCCCTCACGCCCGGGGTGAGTCGCTCGTCGATGGCGGCGAAGTCGTCATCGGACAGGTCCCACAGCTCGATGCCGCGGCTCTCGCACTCGCGCACGCAGGCGCCGGAGATCTCATGGGCCTGGCGGAAGGGCACCCCGTTCTTGACCAGCCACTCGGCCACGTCAGTGGCCAGGGAGAAGCCCTGGGGGGCAAGGGCCGCCATGCGCTCACAGTGGAGGGTCATGGTGGACACCATGCCGCTGACCGCCGGAAGGAGGATGGCCAGGGTGTCGACGGCGTCGAAGACGGGCTCCTTGTCCTCCTGCAGGTCGCGGTTGTAGGCCAGGGGCAGGGCCTTGAGAGTGGCGAGCAGCCCGGTCAGATCACCGATGAGGCGCCCGGCCTTGCCACGGGCGAGCTCGGCGACGTCCGGGTTCTTCTTCTGCGGCATGATGGACGAGCCCGTGGAGTAGGAGTCGTCCAGGGTGACGAAGTCGAACTCCTTGGTGTTCCAGATGATGATCTCCTCGCTCAGGCGCGAGACGTCCACCGCCACCATCGCCAGGACGAAGCTCAGCTCGGCGACGACGTCGCGGGCGGCGGTACCGTCGATGGAGTTCTCCACAGCAGCCTCGAAACCCAGGTCGGCGGCCACGGCGTCGGGGTCCATGCCGAGCGTGTTGCCGGCCAGAGCGCCGGATCCGTAGGGGCTCACGGCGGCGCGAGCGTCCCAGTCCTCAAGGCGCTCGACGTCTCGCATGAGTGGCCAGGCGTGAGCGAGCAGCTGGTGGGCGACCAGCACGGGCTGGGCGTGCTGCATGTGGGTGCGTCCGGGCATGATGGCGTCGGAGGCGCCGGCGGCCTGGTCGATGAGGGCGTCGACGACGTCGAGGACGAGCCCGGCCACGTGGCGCGCCTGGTCGCGCAGGTACATGCGGATGAGGGTGGCGATCTGGTCGTTACGGCTGCGTCCGGCGCGCAGACGCCCGCCCAGGTCGTCGCCGGCGCGCTCGATCAGACCACGCTCCAGAGCGGTGTGGACGTCCTCATCCGTCACCTCAGGGACGAAGACACCGGCGACGACGTCGGCCTCAAGACGGTCCAGGGCGTCCAGCATGCCGCTCAGCTGGCCCGCGTCCAGCAGGCCTGCCTGCGCCAGAGCCCGGGCGTGGGCGCGCGAACCGGCGATGTCGTAGCGGGCCAGGCGCCAGTCGAAGTGGGTGCTCACCGACAGGGCGGCCAGCGCGTCGGCGGGTCCCCCGGAGAAGCGCCCGCCCCACAGGCTGACGCCCGCAGGCTCCAGTCTCTGCTGCGAGTCGGAGGAGGCGGACTGGGCGGAGGAGGATGCATCGAGCCCTCTGGCGGGCTGGGTGGAGGACTGGCTCATGACCCCATCATGACCCATGTGCCCGCTCAGGCGCCTCAGTGGTAAGTCAGTGGTGCGTCTGCGGCGAGGCCGTGGTAGACCGGCGGCAAAAACACCCCCGCCCTGGTTGAGGAAGGCACAGGAGCGAGAGCGGGCCGGGCGACACCAACCGACGGGAAGGAAGAAGGGCCTGCCCGGTTGCTCGCCAGTCATGTCATGATGAGCCATGCCCGCCGAACAAGACGCTCTTTTCCCAGGCAAGCAATTCATCTCCACCGTGCTCGAGGCGCTGGAGACCAAGACCAGGATGACCGGGGCCCTCGCCCACCGCTACCTCATGCGTGCGGCGATGGCCGGCATGATCGTGGCGGTCTTCTACATCGTGAACTACGCCATCGTCGGTATCTTCGCCGGCCTTCATGTCGGGGACACGTCTCTGGCGGGGGTCGGCAAGCTCCTCGGGGCCCTGGCCTTCGGGCCCGCCCTCGTCTTCATCTACTACACGAAGTCCGAGCTGCTCACCAGCAACATGATGGTGGTGGTCATCGGCTACTACTACCGGAGCATCTCCGCGTGGAGGGTCGTCAGGGTGCTGTTCATGTGCCTGGTCGGCAACTTCATGGGCGGACTCGTCTTCGCCGTCATGTACCGCTTCTCCACGCTTGTGGACGGCCCCACCGGTGAGCAGGCGGTGCACTCGGTGGAGGCAAAGCTGGGCTACCTGTCGACGGCCTCGGGGGTCGCCGACCTCTTCGTGCGGGCGATTCTGTGCAACTTCATGATCAACCTGGCGATGCTTCTCATCTACAACGGGTTCATCCATGAGGACTGGTCCAAGATCTTCTCGATGATCATCGCCGTGTTCGTCTTCGCCTTCCTCGGCTTCGAGCACTCGGTGGCCAATACGGTCCTGTTCACCGTCGTCGGCCTGACGCACGGGATCGACGTCCTGCCAGCGCTGGGCAACGTGGCCGTGGCCCTGCTGGGCAACTTCGTGGGCGGCGGGCTGCTCATCGGCGGCTACTACGCCTACGCCAACGACGACTCCCGGTGGCTGCGCCGCCAGCCCCAGAAGGACGAGGTTCAGACGGCTGAGTAGGCCCAGGTAGACCCGAGGAGGCCGACGTAGACCCGATCAGGGCCTGGCCCTCGCTCCTCGACCGTCAAGTCAGCTGTGCCCTTCAGCCCACCCGGGCCAGCACGAGCGAACCGGTTGCCTCCACCGCTGACGGTGGAGGCAACCGGTTCGCCGCACTCATGCGGTATTCAGGTGTCCAGTCTCAGGACTCCCCTGGAAGACAGGCGCCGGGCAGCAGTCCTGTCAGAGGTCCTGTCAGAATCCCTGTCCGTTGCCGGCGCGCACGTCGCGGGCGGCGGCGAGCTTGGACTGCATCCCGTAGATCTCGATGAATCCTCGAGAGGAGGACTGGTCGAAGGTGTCCCCGCTCTCGTAGGTGGCCAGGTTGAAGTCGTACAGGCCGGTCTCGGAGCGGCGCCCGGTGACGGTCGCCCGGCCGCCGTGCAGGACCATCCGGATGTCGCCGTTGACGTAGCGCTGGGTGTCCTCGATGAAGGCGTCCATGGAGCGCTTGAGCGGGGAGTACCACTGGGCCTCGTAGACGAGCTCGGCCCAGGTCTGCTCCATGCCCCGCTTGTAGCGGCGCTGCATGCGCTCCAGGGTGACGGCCTCGAGCGCCTGGTGCGCCTCGATGAGGGCCACGGCCCCGGGGGCCTCGTAGATCTCACGGGACTTGATGCCCACGAGTCGGTCCTCGACCATGTCGATGCGTCCCACGCCCTGGGCGCCGGCCCGGCGGTTGAGCTCCTGAATGGCCTCCAGCGGGGTGACGTCCCGCCCGTCGATGGCCACCGGGATGCCCTCCTTGAAGGTGAGAGTCACCTCGTCGGGCAGGGGCGGGTAGGTGGGGTCATCGGTGTAGACGTAGACGTCCTTGGTGGGGGCGTTCCACAGGTCCTCCAGGTAGCCGGTCTCGATGGCGCGTCCCCACACGTTCTGGTCGATGGAGAACGGGTTGTGCTTGGTGGTCTCGATCGGCAGGTTGTGCTTCTCGGCGTAGTCGATGGCGACGTCTCGGGTCAGGGCCAGGTCGCGCACCGGCGAGATGCAGTCCATGTCCGGAGCCATGGAGGTGATGGAGACCTCGAAGCGGACCTGGTCGTTGCCCTTTCCGGTGCAGCCGTGCGCCACGGTGTGGGCGCCGAACTCGCGGGCGGCCTTGACCAGGTGACGGGCGATGACGGGCCGCGAGAGCGCCGAGACGAGCGGGTAGGTTCCCTCGTAGAGGGCGTTGGCCTTGAGGGCGGGCATGCAGTAGTCGTTGGCGAACTCGTCGCGGGCGTCGGCCACGTAGGCCTCAACAGCGCCGCAGTCCAGGGCTCGCTGACGGATCACCTCAAGGTCCTCTCCGCCCTGACCGACGTCGACGGCGACAGCGACGACCTCGCGACCAGTGGCCTCGCCGATCCAGCCGATGGCGACAGACGTGTCCAGGCCTCCGGAGTAGGCCAGGACGACACGGTCCTTGTGGGTGCTCATGGGATCTCTCTTCTCTTCGTGGTGACACTGGCGAACCAGCGGTGAGGTGACTGAGGTGTCAAGGGCTGTGGGGAGAGGTCAGGCTCTGGCCGAGGGGTCGGCCAGGGCGAGCAGGTGCCCGGCCACGTCAGCGGCGACCTGCCCGCTGCGGGTG includes the following:
- a CDS encoding class I SAM-dependent methyltransferase, whose protein sequence is MAENYWNHNVAFHRRIVRDAGLRGGRALDVGCGDGLLLARLAAVCRRVVGIDADEQAVARSRHRLARVPQAEARLDDAMDPALPERIGTFETVTCVATLHHLPLKPALRRLGGLVAPGGRLIVVGLAASKSPWDWMLSALAVLPLRVIGALRRETRDVGVVTAPPRESLGEIRAAASRVLPGARVRRRFYYRYTLVWERPTADPPPTHHRLTIDSPRTHERLSDSWSDPH
- a CDS encoding MarR family winged helix-turn-helix transcriptional regulator yields the protein MRTRFQRPEASPGFLMWRTALAWQRDIMAALEPVGLTHSQFVILACTSWLEEHGDSSTQVMIASQAGMDVKTASQVLRKLEQAGLISRQQDPSDARARIVTTTAAGRDVGARATRLVEDADEAYFAAMPHLRDALLQEAGPAVRRPAERHVEGIDGSARKGRSRQNPGDADGPIAAAAP
- a CDS encoding SRPBCC family protein, coding for MWSTECERTADLPVETLWDTWIKVLAGEIELPEGDRYKPLEPVGLGARVTMTPAGQDSVDIVITRWEPPHVQADRASYGGMELTFTHSFMPAETRGESVVITRLDIDGPGADDAGPVVGPQIAKDFPQAIDSLIEAARVAM
- a CDS encoding DNA-3-methyladenine glycosylase, whose protein sequence is MADQATSLSPEVASLLGRDSLEVAPALLGAVIAVAGPQGRVVIRLTEVEAYRGEEDPGSHAFRGRTARNASMFEAGGCIYVYFTYGMHHCLNIVTGPAGVSRAVLLRAGEVVEGVELARLRRPAARVDRDLARGPARLCSALGLDRSDDGAPLGGPGSRVSLTLPEPRQAPAAERIRRGPRTGVAGPGGDGEAFPWRFWLDGDPTVSAYRPAVSRRRPRG
- the argH gene encoding argininosuccinate lyase → MGHDGVMSQSSTQPARGLDASSSAQSASSDSQQRLEPAGVSLWGGRFSGGPADALAALSVSTHFDWRLARYDIAGSRAHARALAQAGLLDAGQLSGMLDALDRLEADVVAGVFVPEVTDEDVHTALERGLIERAGDDLGGRLRAGRSRNDQIATLIRMYLRDQARHVAGLVLDVVDALIDQAAGASDAIMPGRTHMQHAQPVLVAHQLLAHAWPLMRDVERLEDWDARAAVSPYGSGALAGNTLGMDPDAVAADLGFEAAVENSIDGTAARDVVAELSFVLAMVAVDVSRLSEEIIIWNTKEFDFVTLDDSYSTGSSIMPQKKNPDVAELARGKAGRLIGDLTGLLATLKALPLAYNRDLQEDKEPVFDAVDTLAILLPAVSGMVSTMTLHCERMAALAPQGFSLATDVAEWLVKNGVPFRQAHEISGACVRECESRGIELWDLSDDDFAAIDERLTPGVREVLSAEGSVAARTGHGGTAPVRVVEQLARAIARSAELRVFAWEGSLLDGPAGPQWPEPSGVDDEED
- a CDS encoding formate/nitrite transporter family protein; the encoded protein is MPAEQDALFPGKQFISTVLEALETKTRMTGALAHRYLMRAAMAGMIVAVFYIVNYAIVGIFAGLHVGDTSLAGVGKLLGALAFGPALVFIYYTKSELLTSNMMVVVIGYYYRSISAWRVVRVLFMCLVGNFMGGLVFAVMYRFSTLVDGPTGEQAVHSVEAKLGYLSTASGVADLFVRAILCNFMINLAMLLIYNGFIHEDWSKIFSMIIAVFVFAFLGFEHSVANTVLFTVVGLTHGIDVLPALGNVAVALLGNFVGGGLLIGGYYAYANDDSRWLRRQPQKDEVQTAE
- a CDS encoding argininosuccinate synthase, with product MSTHKDRVVLAYSGGLDTSVAIGWIGEATGREVVAVAVDVGQGGEDLEVIRQRALDCGAVEAYVADARDEFANDYCMPALKANALYEGTYPLVSALSRPVIARHLVKAAREFGAHTVAHGCTGKGNDQVRFEVSITSMAPDMDCISPVRDLALTRDVAIDYAEKHNLPIETTKHNPFSIDQNVWGRAIETGYLEDLWNAPTKDVYVYTDDPTYPPLPDEVTLTFKEGIPVAIDGRDVTPLEAIQELNRRAGAQGVGRIDMVEDRLVGIKSREIYEAPGAVALIEAHQALEAVTLERMQRRYKRGMEQTWAELVYEAQWYSPLKRSMDAFIEDTQRYVNGDIRMVLHGGRATVTGRRSETGLYDFNLATYESGDTFDQSSSRGFIEIYGMQSKLAAARDVRAGNGQGF